A stretch of the Litorilinea aerophila genome encodes the following:
- a CDS encoding amidohydrolase family protein, which translates to MSTPLLIVDTDIHPGLNGDRVAEFLPEPWRTRFRSGNRSSGTLGYWNPNGVNRVDAVLEDGTRIEQDPQALARHLLDEYHISYGILNVGSVLHLGVSPEPDYAAALISAMNDVVIHDWLPADPRYRASIAVYPNDPELAVREIHRLGDHPGVVQVIMPSAARMPYGQRFFHPIYAAAVEHNLPVAIHPGTEGVGISGAPTVAGYPTSYFEWHTNLVSSYIAHLVSMVVEGVFVKFPSLKFVMLEGGVSWLPPILWRFDKNWKALRMTTPWLERPPSEYVQEHVLLSTQPLEEPEDRRHFTAILEMFDAGNMLMFSTDYPHWDGDTPDFAARAFPPELRSRVMGETACRLYGLPMAVAA; encoded by the coding sequence ATGAGCACCCCACTCCTGATCGTTGACACCGACATCCACCCCGGCCTGAATGGCGATCGGGTGGCGGAGTTTCTGCCCGAACCGTGGCGCACCCGCTTTCGTTCTGGCAACCGAAGCTCCGGCACCCTGGGCTACTGGAATCCCAACGGCGTGAATCGGGTGGATGCGGTCCTGGAGGACGGCACTCGCATTGAACAGGACCCGCAGGCATTGGCCCGACATCTGCTGGACGAGTACCACATCAGCTACGGCATCCTCAACGTGGGCTCGGTCCTGCACCTGGGTGTCTCGCCGGAGCCAGACTACGCCGCGGCGCTGATTTCGGCCATGAACGATGTGGTGATCCACGACTGGCTGCCGGCCGATCCCCGCTACCGCGCGTCCATCGCCGTCTACCCCAACGACCCGGAGCTGGCCGTGCGGGAGATCCACCGCCTGGGCGACCATCCGGGCGTGGTCCAGGTGATCATGCCCAGCGCGGCCCGCATGCCCTACGGCCAGCGCTTCTTCCACCCCATCTACGCGGCTGCAGTCGAGCACAACCTGCCCGTGGCCATCCACCCGGGCACAGAAGGGGTGGGCATCTCTGGCGCGCCCACCGTGGCCGGCTACCCCACCAGCTACTTCGAATGGCACACCAACCTGGTCTCCAGCTACATCGCCCACCTGGTGAGCATGGTGGTGGAGGGGGTCTTCGTCAAGTTTCCCAGCCTGAAGTTCGTCATGCTGGAGGGAGGCGTCTCCTGGCTGCCGCCTATCTTGTGGCGCTTCGACAAAAACTGGAAAGCCCTGCGCATGACCACCCCATGGCTGGAACGTCCCCCCAGCGAATACGTGCAGGAGCACGTGCTCCTCTCCACCCAGCCCCTGGAAGAGCCCGAGGATCGACGCCACTTCACCGCCATCCTGGAGATGTTCGACGCGGGCAACATGCTCATGTTCTCCACCGACTATCCCCACTGGGACGGCGACACGCCCGACTTTGCCGCCCGGGCCTTCCCTCCAGAGCTGCGGTCCCGGGTCATGGGGGAGACGGCCTGCCGGCTCTATGGCCTGCCCATGGCGGTGGCCGCCTGA
- a CDS encoding NUDIX domain-containing protein, which produces MGERPRYEAHSHCSYCGAPFPPQQPWPRHCARCGNVSFRNPIPVTIVLVPVGSGVLAVRRNIEPRRGWWALPGGYVDWGETWQEAGAREVYEEAGVTIDPATMEPVTVFSAPDGTLVICGQVPPLPATDLPPFEPSQEVSERTILTEPVEMAFPLHTRLVADYLARIRAGRSGGEAS; this is translated from the coding sequence ATGGGAGAGCGGCCCCGTTACGAAGCCCACAGCCACTGCTCCTACTGTGGGGCACCCTTCCCGCCGCAACAGCCCTGGCCTCGCCACTGTGCCCGTTGTGGCAACGTCTCCTTTCGCAACCCCATCCCCGTCACCATCGTGCTGGTGCCGGTGGGGTCGGGCGTCCTGGCGGTCCGGCGCAACATCGAACCTCGCCGGGGATGGTGGGCCCTGCCGGGCGGCTACGTGGACTGGGGCGAGACCTGGCAGGAGGCTGGCGCCCGGGAGGTGTACGAAGAGGCGGGTGTCACCATCGATCCGGCCACCATGGAGCCGGTGACTGTCTTCAGCGCGCCGGATGGAACCCTGGTGATTTGCGGCCAGGTACCGCCTCTGCCGGCTACCGACCTGCCGCCCTTTGAACCCTCCCAGGAGGTCAGCGAGCGCACCATCCTCACCGAGCCTGTGGAAATGGCCTTCCCCCTCCACACCCGCCTGGTGGCCGACTACCTGGCCCGGATTCGTGCTGGCCGCAGCGGCGGGGAGGCGAGTTAA
- a CDS encoding four-carbon acid sugar kinase family protein, translating into MAEQATLLILADDLTGAADCAARCRHAGLPAQIQFTPPEPPLPPSALAFTSDSRHVSPTEAARRVAALVAPLRRVPQVRWYKKIDSTLRGNLGSELEAMLRSLAQDRPLPPAILCPAFPAQRRGLEDGYLVHEQTPPRTVHLPTLLEAQSQLPVAAIPLAVVRQGPEALAEALAAAYGRGAQLLVVDALADADLACLVAAARQALPQALFCGSAGLMGVLAAELAREPGTPPTDQAISPAGHTDWRRALVVVGSGSEMAHRQLAALGRLPQVHTLEVTLDQTGPPFPEAFLEPPSTERTVWVLHLPRPAPGVPLEGERARRLVAYLARLGCGAVARLEPDLLVVVGGDTAIHLLQQLELDRLAVLAELLPGMPLTEGMDAAGRLRRVILKAGNHGDADTLCRLLGLNAR; encoded by the coding sequence ATGGCAGAGCAGGCGACCCTCCTGATTTTGGCCGACGACCTGACCGGCGCGGCAGACTGTGCGGCCCGGTGTCGCCATGCGGGGCTGCCGGCCCAGATCCAGTTCACGCCGCCTGAGCCCCCCCTGCCACCCAGCGCGCTCGCTTTCACCTCCGACTCTCGTCACGTGTCCCCCACAGAGGCGGCCCGCCGGGTTGCGGCGCTGGTGGCTCCCCTGCGGAGGGTTCCCCAGGTCCGCTGGTACAAAAAGATCGACTCCACTTTGCGGGGCAACCTGGGCAGCGAGCTGGAGGCCATGTTGCGGAGCCTGGCCCAGGACCGGCCCCTGCCGCCGGCGATCCTCTGCCCGGCCTTTCCTGCCCAGCGCCGGGGCCTGGAAGACGGCTACCTGGTCCACGAGCAGACCCCACCCCGCACGGTGCACCTGCCCACCCTGCTGGAAGCCCAGAGCCAGCTCCCCGTGGCCGCCATTCCCCTGGCCGTGGTTCGACAGGGCCCAGAGGCGCTGGCCGAAGCCCTGGCTGCGGCCTACGGACGAGGTGCCCAGTTGCTGGTGGTGGATGCCCTGGCCGACGCTGACCTGGCGTGCCTGGTCGCCGCGGCCCGCCAGGCCCTGCCCCAGGCCCTCTTTTGCGGCAGCGCAGGCCTCATGGGCGTGCTGGCAGCAGAACTGGCCCGGGAGCCCGGGACCCCGCCCACCGACCAGGCAATTTCCCCGGCCGGGCATACAGACTGGAGACGGGCACTGGTGGTGGTGGGCAGCGGCAGCGAAATGGCCCACCGGCAACTGGCAGCCCTGGGTCGATTGCCCCAGGTGCATACCCTGGAAGTCACCCTGGATCAAACCGGCCCACCATTCCCGGAGGCCTTCCTGGAGCCGCCATCGACTGAACGAACAGTCTGGGTGCTCCACCTGCCGCGGCCCGCTCCCGGCGTCCCCCTGGAAGGGGAGAGGGCCCGGCGGCTGGTCGCCTACCTGGCCAGGCTGGGCTGTGGGGCCGTGGCCCGCCTGGAACCCGACCTGCTGGTCGTGGTGGGCGGCGACACCGCCATTCATCTGCTCCAGCAGTTGGAATTGGATCGCCTGGCAGTGCTGGCCGAGCTGCTGCCGGGTATGCCCCTGACAGAGGGTATGGACGCCGCCGGCCGCCTGCGGCGGGTCATCTTGAAAGCAGGCAACCATGGGGATGCCGACACCCTGTGCCGGCTGCTGGGCCTGAACGCCCGTTAA
- the pdxA gene encoding 4-hydroxythreonine-4-phosphate dehydrogenase PdxA, translated as MKHEREERPLLAITLGDPAGIGPEVIVKALQHPEPWERCRPLVVGDSRILRRAMAWVGGPPLAVEAVASPQEGRYASGTLTVLDLGNADPAEIEPGVVQAAAGKAAVEYVFRACDLALAGAVDGVVTAPLNKEAMHLAGFRYPGHTELLAERTGAQRVSMLLVGPKLRVVHVSTHVSLQEAIRRVTPERVREVIGLAQQACQALGIQQPRIAVAGLNPHASEGGLFGDEEARAIEPAIAQARADGLNVSDPLPPDTVFLRAVQGEFDIVVAMYHDQGHIPMKLLAFDSGVNVSIGLPIIRTSVDHGTAFDIAGTGQAREESMLAALDVAVQMARARRLGAARHAPEQ; from the coding sequence ATGAAACATGAACGAGAAGAACGGCCGCTGCTGGCCATCACCCTGGGGGACCCGGCCGGCATCGGCCCGGAGGTCATCGTCAAGGCGCTCCAACACCCCGAACCCTGGGAACGCTGCCGCCCCCTGGTGGTCGGCGACAGCCGCATCCTGCGTCGGGCCATGGCATGGGTGGGTGGACCGCCCCTGGCGGTGGAGGCGGTGGCCAGCCCGCAAGAGGGCCGCTACGCCTCCGGTACCCTGACGGTCCTGGACCTGGGCAACGCGGATCCGGCAGAGATTGAGCCAGGCGTGGTACAGGCGGCTGCCGGCAAGGCCGCGGTGGAGTACGTCTTTCGCGCCTGCGACCTGGCCCTGGCCGGCGCAGTGGATGGCGTGGTCACCGCGCCCCTGAACAAAGAGGCCATGCACCTGGCCGGCTTCCGTTACCCGGGCCACACGGAGCTGCTGGCCGAACGCACCGGCGCCCAACGGGTCAGCATGCTCCTGGTCGGCCCCAAGCTGCGGGTGGTCCACGTGAGCACCCACGTCTCCCTGCAGGAGGCCATCCGCCGGGTGACCCCGGAGCGGGTGCGAGAGGTCATCGGGCTGGCCCAACAGGCCTGCCAGGCCCTGGGCATCCAGCAGCCGCGCATCGCAGTGGCCGGCCTCAACCCTCACGCCAGCGAGGGCGGCCTCTTCGGCGATGAGGAAGCCCGGGCCATCGAGCCGGCCATTGCCCAGGCTCGGGCCGACGGACTGAATGTCTCCGACCCCCTGCCGCCGGACACGGTCTTTCTGCGGGCCGTTCAGGGGGAGTTCGACATCGTGGTGGCCATGTACCACGACCAGGGCCACATCCCCATGAAGCTGCTCGCCTTCGACAGCGGCGTCAACGTGAGCATCGGCCTGCCCATCATCCGCACCTCGGTGGACCACGGCACCGCCTTTGACATCGCCGGCACGGGACAGGCCCGGGAAGAGAGCATGTTGGCTGCCCTGGACGTGGCCGTGCAGATGGCCCGGGCCCGGCGTCTGGGAGCGGCTCGCCATGCGCCCGAACAGTGA
- the cuyB gene encoding cysteate racemase, whose translation MAKVVGILGGMGPAATVDLFQQIVSLTPARRDQDHLPILIHNDPTIPDRTAAILHGGTDPLPQMIEGVHRLERMGAQLIAMPCNTAHYYWGALQAQCQVPILHMIRETAQAIVAHWPGLRRIGVLATSGTLQCHLYQDALAAVGLTALVPDREAVAAIMDAVYQIKAGILEGEPVHLLRSVGAGLVAAGAEVLILGCTEIPLVLHDGDLPVPLLSSTRVLAQAVIREARASQEAVPAM comes from the coding sequence ATGGCAAAAGTGGTAGGCATTTTGGGGGGCATGGGGCCCGCAGCCACAGTGGACCTCTTCCAGCAGATCGTGAGCCTCACCCCGGCGCGCCGGGATCAGGATCATCTGCCCATCCTGATCCACAACGATCCCACCATTCCCGACCGCACGGCGGCCATCCTCCACGGCGGGACGGATCCGTTGCCGCAGATGATAGAGGGCGTCCATCGGCTGGAACGCATGGGCGCCCAACTGATCGCCATGCCCTGCAACACGGCCCACTACTACTGGGGGGCTTTGCAGGCCCAGTGTCAGGTGCCCATTCTGCACATGATCCGGGAGACGGCCCAGGCTATTGTGGCGCACTGGCCTGGCCTCCGGCGTATCGGGGTCCTGGCCACCAGCGGCACCCTCCAGTGCCACCTCTACCAGGATGCCCTGGCCGCCGTGGGGTTAACCGCGCTGGTGCCAGACCGGGAGGCTGTGGCGGCCATCATGGACGCAGTCTACCAGATCAAGGCCGGCATCCTGGAGGGTGAGCCGGTGCATTTGCTGCGTTCGGTGGGCGCCGGGCTGGTGGCGGCCGGGGCCGAAGTCCTCATCCTGGGCTGCACGGAGATTCCCCTGGTGCTCCATGACGGGGATCTGCCGGTGCCCCTGCTTTCGTCCACCCGGGTGCTGGCCCAGGCGGTGATCCGGGAGGCCCGGGCCAGTCAGGAGGCTGTGCCGGCGATGTAG
- a CDS encoding DUF362 domain-containing protein: MSTTQSPYKVRAVHCDYRASDDEVYEALKRATDPLTESWERLRRAKRIGIKFNQDKEPKNRVYFEGQLQQLVTKKVGRAVLRLLRERTDAELIAADVSFYTMYNGATVEETTTFADLFQEFDVTYVDGTRPPYKVVEVPGGGQMFRQYLLPEGAVEVDEFVSVAKMKNHAFMGVTLTLKNLFGLMPGEPEGHTRTYFHHLVRMPYMLADLGRIFNPVLNIIDATISQAGREWGNGREDGPTRITNALIAGNHTIATDACAAHLMGHDPQSDWLTEPFHRDRNSLLVAAEAGFGTVNLDEIDFQSEVQAPLGHFYAVLTDPVETVISWRRTTAEQALYYLDHQRELVDKYAGEYILLQDGEVRWHNTVSDLRVSRRILAGEKKEQAMWMKYVDPEEREGEHYEVYDHALRQARAAVA; this comes from the coding sequence ATGTCCACCACCCAATCTCCATACAAGGTCCGCGCCGTCCATTGTGACTACCGGGCCAGCGACGACGAGGTCTACGAAGCCCTCAAGCGGGCCACCGATCCCCTGACCGAGAGCTGGGAACGCCTGCGCAGGGCGAAACGTATCGGCATCAAGTTCAACCAGGACAAGGAACCGAAAAACCGGGTCTATTTTGAAGGCCAGTTGCAGCAATTGGTCACCAAGAAGGTCGGCCGGGCCGTCCTGCGCCTGCTGCGGGAACGGACCGACGCGGAGCTCATCGCCGCGGATGTGAGCTTCTACACCATGTACAACGGCGCCACGGTGGAGGAGACCACCACCTTCGCCGACCTCTTCCAGGAGTTCGACGTCACCTACGTGGACGGCACCCGGCCGCCCTACAAAGTGGTGGAAGTGCCGGGCGGCGGCCAGATGTTCCGCCAATACCTCCTGCCCGAAGGGGCTGTGGAGGTGGACGAGTTCGTCTCGGTGGCCAAAATGAAGAATCACGCCTTCATGGGCGTCACCCTGACCCTGAAAAATCTCTTCGGCCTGATGCCCGGCGAGCCCGAGGGCCACACCCGCACCTACTTCCATCACCTGGTGCGCATGCCCTACATGCTGGCCGACCTGGGCCGCATCTTCAACCCGGTGCTCAACATCATCGACGCCACCATCAGCCAGGCGGGCCGGGAGTGGGGCAACGGCCGGGAGGATGGTCCCACCCGCATCACCAACGCCCTCATCGCCGGCAACCACACCATCGCCACCGACGCCTGCGCGGCGCACCTCATGGGCCACGACCCCCAGAGCGACTGGCTGACCGAGCCTTTCCACCGGGACCGGAATTCCCTGCTGGTGGCGGCCGAGGCCGGCTTCGGCACGGTCAACCTGGACGAAATCGACTTCCAGTCGGAGGTGCAGGCGCCCCTGGGGCATTTCTACGCGGTGCTCACCGACCCGGTGGAGACGGTCATCAGCTGGCGACGAACCACCGCCGAGCAAGCCCTCTACTACCTGGACCATCAGCGGGAACTGGTGGACAAATACGCCGGCGAGTACATCCTGCTCCAGGACGGCGAGGTGCGCTGGCACAACACGGTCAGCGACCTGCGGGTCAGCCGCCGCATCCTGGCTGGGGAGAAGAAGGAACAGGCCATGTGGATGAAATACGTGGACCCCGAAGAGCGGGAGGGCGAACACTACGAGGTCTACGACCACGCCTTGCGCCAGGCCCGGGCCGCGGTCGCCTGA
- a CDS encoding mechanosensitive ion channel family protein: MNGSDQFQQILRDLDKINLADILVTVGLAWLAIVLIQWLVPWIAGRLPGRLRFHLLPIVPVARLLILAIALWQVAILLIEPSPQNILAIVGTLAVALGFAFKDYVSSLIAGVVAIYERPYRPGDWVTIGGDYGEVRSVGLRAIQIVTPDDTVVHIPHSRLWTENIANANDGQREHLCVADFYIHPSHDAGQVRQVLRDVALTSPYTQLRRPITVIVREEPWGTHYRLKAYPLDGRDEFQYISDLTVRGKAALEELGLQPANVLPAVTATSPI; the protein is encoded by the coding sequence ATGAACGGCAGCGACCAATTTCAGCAGATCCTGCGGGATCTGGACAAGATCAACCTGGCCGACATCCTGGTGACCGTGGGCCTGGCCTGGCTGGCCATCGTGTTGATCCAGTGGCTCGTGCCCTGGATCGCCGGGCGGCTGCCCGGGCGCCTGCGCTTCCACCTGCTGCCCATCGTGCCGGTGGCCCGGCTCCTGATCCTGGCCATCGCCCTGTGGCAGGTGGCCATCCTGCTCATCGAGCCCTCCCCCCAGAACATCCTGGCCATCGTGGGTACCCTGGCCGTCGCCCTGGGGTTTGCCTTCAAAGATTACGTCAGCAGCCTGATTGCAGGGGTGGTGGCCATCTACGAGCGGCCCTACCGGCCCGGCGACTGGGTGACCATTGGCGGGGACTACGGGGAGGTGCGATCCGTGGGCCTGCGGGCCATCCAGATCGTCACGCCGGACGACACCGTGGTCCACATCCCCCACAGCCGGCTGTGGACGGAGAACATCGCCAACGCCAACGACGGCCAGCGGGAGCACCTCTGTGTGGCCGATTTTTACATCCACCCCAGCCACGACGCCGGACAGGTGCGGCAGGTGCTGCGGGACGTGGCCCTCACCAGCCCCTACACCCAGTTGCGCCGTCCCATCACGGTCATCGTCCGAGAAGAGCCCTGGGGCACCCACTACCGCCTGAAAGCCTATCCCCTGGACGGCCGGGACGAATTCCAATACATCAGCGATCTCACCGTGCGGGGCAAGGCCGCCCTGGAGGAGCTGGGGCTGCAGCCGGCCAACGTATTGCCGGCAGTAACGGCGACATCCCCCATCTGA
- a CDS encoding cytochrome P450 family protein: MPNPVLPAQPTFNLFGPKFRAEAYAVYAQMREVAPVYRRVHRQDGRATCFFTRYEDAVAVLRDHRRFVKDVRNCLTPEERAQLPPEPELIRLLSHHMLNLDPPDHTRLRALVNKAFTARMVEQLSDRIQQLADRLLDRVQARGTMDLIQDFAFPLPISVIAELLGIPARDRNRFRAWSSALVSPSADSQRNAQKLARSRQSMEDFIHYLGQILEERRHQPQDDLITSLVQAEEAGDVLSQEELYSMILLLTVVGHETTVNLIGNGMLALLSHPSQLALLQEAPTLLPGAVEEMLRYDCPVERAPMRYAAEDLEMHGVRVRRGDAISVVLGSANRDPAIFPQPDRFDITRSPNRHLAFGLGIHYCLGAALARLEGRIAVETLLRRLPNLRLAAPVESLRWRTNPIMRGLQRLPVRWDT, encoded by the coding sequence ATGCCAAACCCTGTATTGCCTGCCCAACCTACCTTTAACCTCTTCGGTCCCAAATTTCGTGCCGAGGCCTACGCGGTCTACGCCCAGATGCGCGAGGTGGCGCCTGTCTACCGCCGTGTCCACCGGCAGGACGGCCGCGCTACCTGCTTCTTCACCCGCTACGAGGATGCCGTGGCGGTACTGCGGGATCACCGGCGCTTTGTGAAGGATGTCCGCAACTGCCTGACGCCAGAGGAGCGCGCCCAACTCCCCCCCGAACCCGAGCTGATCCGCCTGTTGAGCCACCACATGCTCAACCTGGATCCGCCGGATCACACCCGGCTGCGGGCCCTGGTGAACAAAGCCTTCACCGCGCGCATGGTGGAACAGCTCAGCGACCGCATCCAGCAACTGGCCGACAGGCTCCTGGACCGGGTGCAGGCCCGGGGCACCATGGACCTGATCCAGGATTTCGCCTTTCCCCTGCCCATCAGCGTCATCGCCGAGCTGCTGGGCATCCCAGCCCGGGACCGCAACCGCTTTCGGGCCTGGAGCAGCGCCCTGGTCTCCCCCTCGGCCGACAGCCAGCGCAATGCCCAGAAACTGGCCCGCTCCCGCCAGTCCATGGAGGATTTCATTCACTACCTGGGCCAGATCTTGGAAGAGCGTCGCCACCAGCCCCAGGACGACCTGATCACCTCCCTGGTCCAGGCGGAGGAAGCCGGGGATGTGCTGAGCCAGGAGGAGCTCTACAGCATGATCCTGCTGCTGACCGTGGTGGGCCACGAGACCACGGTAAACCTGATCGGAAACGGCATGCTGGCGCTGTTGAGCCACCCCAGCCAGTTGGCCCTGCTGCAGGAGGCGCCCACTCTGCTGCCCGGCGCCGTGGAAGAGATGCTCCGCTACGATTGCCCCGTGGAGCGCGCACCCATGCGCTACGCGGCGGAAGACCTGGAGATGCACGGCGTGCGGGTACGGCGGGGCGATGCCATCAGCGTGGTCCTGGGCAGCGCCAACCGCGATCCGGCCATCTTCCCCCAGCCGGATCGCTTTGACATCACCCGCTCTCCCAACCGGCATCTGGCCTTCGGCCTGGGCATCCACTACTGCCTGGGGGCGGCCCTGGCCCGGCTGGAAGGACGCATCGCGGTGGAGACGCTCCTGCGCCGCCTGCCCAACCTGCGCCTGGCCGCGCCAGTGGAATCCCTGCGTTGGCGCACCAATCCCATCATGCGTGGCCTGCAGCGCCTGCCCGTCCGCTGGGACACCTGA
- a CDS encoding S1 RNA-binding domain-containing protein yields MSDQVQAMAQQEAAQGQEEATAATPEVEAATPQVEAQHTVESAEENAADNGAAPVAETDAGAEAASTNESTAALPPEVEDLIAEDVLPDDVKVQVGPDGSKRVVRVLSVGQQVTGVVKRITDFGAFVDIGVGRDGLIHISELSVRRVAKVTDVLSEGQEVQAWIKKLDRQRNRISLTLIDPSTKTIRDLEKGDIVQGTVTRILPYGAFVDIGIGRDALLHVREMGEGYVAKPEDVVSVGETIEARIIDLSRRRNRVDLSLKGLRPEPEPQPAPEPEVAASEPEAPAEDPLDDIEVLSPMELAFKRAMEAEGIQLKGGRSKKNRRAKSRSIQEEIIARTLNLAKK; encoded by the coding sequence ATGAGCGACCAAGTACAAGCCATGGCCCAGCAAGAGGCCGCCCAGGGGCAGGAGGAAGCCACCGCCGCCACACCAGAAGTTGAAGCCGCCACGCCGCAAGTCGAAGCACAGCACACCGTTGAGAGCGCCGAGGAAAATGCTGCCGACAATGGGGCCGCACCGGTAGCTGAAACAGATGCCGGCGCCGAGGCTGCTTCCACCAACGAGTCCACTGCCGCCCTGCCGCCCGAAGTGGAAGACCTGATTGCCGAAGATGTGTTGCCCGACGATGTGAAGGTCCAGGTGGGCCCGGACGGCAGCAAGCGGGTGGTCCGGGTGTTGAGCGTGGGCCAGCAGGTGACCGGCGTGGTGAAACGCATCACCGATTTTGGCGCCTTTGTGGATATTGGCGTCGGCCGGGATGGCCTGATCCACATCTCCGAGCTCTCGGTGCGGCGGGTGGCCAAGGTCACCGACGTCCTCAGCGAGGGGCAGGAAGTCCAGGCCTGGATCAAGAAGCTGGACCGCCAGCGCAACCGCATCAGCCTTACCCTGATCGACCCCTCCACCAAGACCATCCGGGACCTGGAGAAGGGGGACATTGTCCAGGGCACGGTGACCCGCATCCTGCCCTACGGCGCCTTTGTGGACATCGGCATCGGCCGGGATGCCCTCCTCCACGTGCGGGAGATGGGTGAGGGGTACGTGGCCAAGCCCGAGGATGTGGTCAGCGTCGGGGAGACCATTGAAGCCCGCATCATCGACCTGAGCCGCCGGCGCAATCGCGTCGACCTGAGCCTCAAGGGTCTGCGGCCCGAGCCGGAACCCCAGCCAGCGCCCGAGCCCGAGGTCGCTGCCTCCGAGCCCGAGGCCCCTGCCGAAGATCCCCTGGACGACATCGAAGTCCTGTCGCCCATGGAGCTGGCCTTCAAGCGGGCCATGGAGGCGGAAGGCATCCAGCTGAAGGGGGGGCGCTCCAAGAAAAACCGCCGCGCCAAGAGCCGCTCCATCCAGGAAGAGATCATCGCCCGCACCCTGAATCTGGCCAAGAAGTAA
- a CDS encoding SDR family NAD(P)-dependent oxidoreductase, which produces MEISGKVALVTGGAHRVGRAITLMLAGAGAHVVVNYHTSADAAQQTVAEARALGATALALQGDVADWSAVQAMAATIQDHFGGVDIIVNSASLFQRTPFPTPEIDTWKRVTAVSIDGPFFVCNSLVPGMKARGSGVIVNLVDLSAWQPWPHFTAHAVGKAALLALTRQLALELAPIIRVNAVAAGPVLPPPGMAPDRAAAIAKRTLLGRWGHPDDVAQAVRYLIEADYVTGEVLTVDGGERYGWGRHAG; this is translated from the coding sequence ATGGAAATCAGCGGAAAGGTCGCCCTGGTCACCGGGGGAGCTCACCGGGTGGGTAGGGCCATCACCCTCATGCTGGCCGGGGCGGGCGCCCACGTGGTGGTCAACTATCACACGTCGGCCGACGCCGCACAGCAGACCGTCGCCGAAGCCAGGGCGCTGGGGGCGACGGCCCTGGCGCTTCAGGGGGATGTGGCCGACTGGTCTGCGGTCCAGGCCATGGCCGCGACCATCCAGGACCACTTCGGCGGCGTGGACATCATCGTCAACAGCGCCAGCCTGTTTCAACGGACGCCCTTTCCCACCCCAGAGATCGACACCTGGAAACGGGTGACCGCAGTCTCCATCGATGGCCCTTTCTTTGTCTGCAACAGCCTGGTACCCGGCATGAAGGCCCGGGGCAGCGGCGTCATCGTCAACCTGGTGGACCTTTCGGCCTGGCAGCCCTGGCCCCACTTCACGGCCCATGCCGTGGGTAAGGCCGCGCTCCTGGCCTTGACCCGACAGCTAGCCCTGGAGCTGGCCCCGATCATTCGGGTGAACGCCGTGGCCGCCGGTCCCGTGTTGCCGCCGCCGGGCATGGCCCCCGACCGCGCCGCGGCCATCGCCAAACGGACCCTGTTGGGCCGTTGGGGGCATCCGGACGATGTGGCCCAGGCCGTCCGCTACCTGATCGAGGCCGATTACGTGACCGGCGAGGTGCTGACGGTGGACGGCGGCGAGCGCTACGGATGGGGCCGGCACGCGGGCTGA